The genomic interval CGCGCCAGTCCGACGGTGGCTATGCCGCGTATTACTTCCCCTGGATTACCGTGCGCGACCCGCTCTCGCCAAACACGCTGGTAAACGTGCCGCCTTCCGGCCATCTTGCCGGCATCTGGGCAAGAACGGATGCCACGCGGGGAGTGCATAAGGCGCCGGCCAACGAGGCCGTGCGAGGCGCGCTCAACCTCACTTATTTACTGACGCGCGAAGAACAGGGCATTCTGAATCAGAACGGCGTCAACTGCATCCGCTCATTTGCCCGCGAGGGGATTCGCGTCTGGGGAGCGCGTACCATCGCTGATGGCAGCAGCGAATGGCGCTATCTGAATGTGCGGCGGCTGTTCAACATGATCGAGGAATCAATTGCCACCAGTACTCGCTGGATCGTCTTTGAGCCAAACGACAGGACATTGTGGAAATCGATCCGCCGCGATATCGCTGCTTTCCTGACACGCCTCTGGCGCGATGGCGCATTGATGGGCCGCACACCGCAGGAAGCTTTCTTTGTCAAGTGTGATGAAGAAACCAATCCCTCGGATGTCATCGACGCGGGTATAGTGGTAACGCTGATCGGCATTGCCCCGGTTAAACCGGCGGAGTTCATTGTTTTCCGCATTAGCCAGTATGCTGGTGGTATTGAAACCGAAACGATAGGAGGCTTCTAAATGCCTGATGGAGTAGATACAGCACCAGAAGGAGCGCCATCTGGTGCGCAACCAGGAGTCTTCAACGATCCCTATCGGGCCTATAACTTTAAACTCGTCATTCAGGGAGTCACGGAGGGACACTTTACGGCCTGCAGCGGGTTAGGCGTCAAAGTGCAGGTGATTAAGTACCGCGAGGGAGGAACCAACCAGGTGGTGCATTGCATCCCCGGTCCGGTGGAATACGCGGATATCACGCTGCGCTATGGCCTGACTGCCTCACACGAAGTCTGGGACTGGTTGATGACCGCCGTAGTAGGGAAAGTTGAGCGCAAGAATGTCTCTATCCTCATGCTCGATAGCGATGGGGTAAGTGAGGTGATGCGCTGGGACTTAATCAACGCGTGGCCCTCTGAGTGGCGTGGGGCGCCGCTTGACGCCTTGAATCGCGAGGTCGCCATCGAGACACTGACATTGGTGTATGAGACACTGCAACGAGCCTAGCGGCCATGGAAAAGCAAGGTTTCAAGTTCTACATCCTGCGCATTCTCGCCCATCGATTGCAACACTGGGTCGATTTCCTATCCAGGCAAGCAGGCGGAGATGAAAGGCCAGGCGCGCGGGAGCAGGTAAACATAGAAACAGCCCAGATGGTAAGCATGGGGGATGATGCGGGCATGGTTTCTACTCCTGAGCCAGAGGTAGAAAGCGAGAATACCGAGGGTATGCCGCCCCACTGGTTAGCGCGTGTAAGAGCTGCTGAGCCGTCGGCAGACTGGCTGGCGCGCGTGCAGAAGGATGCACCGGCGCTGCTTACACAGAGAGCGACTCCCAAACAGTCGATTGCGGCTCAACCTCGCCTTTTGCCTGCCAGAGAGGCGGATATTCATGCGCAGTTGACAGGCGTTGGAGCGGGCCAGGATCGCGACGCTGCAGGGCAACCTCACACGCAGCAATACGTCCCCAATGTGGATACCGCACCGGTTACAGATATGGGCATTGAGCTAAAAAGTCACGAGGCCGGAACCGCGCCGGGGGTGAAAGAGGCCGGTAAACCGGAGGGAAAAGACAAACCGCGACGCGAAGAAAACGAGATGCGCCAGGACAAAACTACTGTTTTCGCTCCGGTATTGAAACAGCACGAGGTAGGAGAGGTAGGACAGAACAGAGAGCAGGTGCAAAACAGTAACCAGGAAGTGATTTCTAGATTGTCTTCTCAAAGAGGAAGTCTGAGCCAGCTGGTGGAGCAGGAAAATTCGCTCCTGCAAGTGAAAAGACCTGCTAATACCAAACAGGACACAGGACATCATCGCCGGTCGCAAGCGGGTCTATCCAGGCCGATATATGGCAATCACCAGGCGGAAGCGAGTATAAGCGAGGCCGACGAACAAATACAGCAGCTATCATCCTGGCCGGCTCTTCCTGAGGAAGAGGTAGTAGACAACCAGGATTGGGAAATGGTGCGGCGGGCATGGGAACGACGGCGACGATTGGACGAGGAGCAGCGAGGTAGGACATGGAACGCGTAGCATTTTTGCTAGAGGAGACGAACGAGCGGTTGGGATGTTTACTGAATCCTGATAGCCTGGTCGTCCGCCGGGTGGCAGGAGTGCTTCCGCGCCGCTCGTTCGGCGGGCAGTTTACAGGCGCTGGATTAAGGGACAATCCGCTGCTCTATACAGGGGGAGGCAGGACTGAACTGGAGCTTCACCTGCTCTTCGATGTCTCGCTGGCGGGGTCATCTATTGTCACCAATGATGTGCGCGATCTCACGGGGCCGCTGTGGAACCTGGCGGAGAATGTGCGCAGCATCAA from Ktedonobacteraceae bacterium carries:
- a CDS encoding phage tail sheath C-terminal domain-containing protein — its product is MVIYIAPDIYIEEVAGGARPIQAVGTSTAGFVGEAPDPNARVNEAVAINNWSQFTRIFVPEGSSSTALSHAVYGFFLNGGSRCFVVNVGKGGAIASGGRTRVGLDVLEQVDEVAIVAAPGYTDAASYDAVVAHCEKLKDRVGILDAPGEVEDITLLTQVATAKASGEGGGSGKSGGTKELQGGEAGRGLRARQSDGGYAAYYFPWITVRDPLSPNTLVNVPPSGHLAGIWARTDATRGVHKAPANEAVRGALNLTYLLTREEQGILNQNGVNCIRSFAREGIRVWGARTIADGSSEWRYLNVRRLFNMIEESIATSTRWIVFEPNDRTLWKSIRRDIAAFLTRLWRDGALMGRTPQEAFFVKCDEETNPSDVIDAGIVVTLIGIAPVKPAEFIVFRISQYAGGIETETIGGF
- a CDS encoding phage tail protein, coding for MPDGVDTAPEGAPSGAQPGVFNDPYRAYNFKLVIQGVTEGHFTACSGLGVKVQVIKYREGGTNQVVHCIPGPVEYADITLRYGLTASHEVWDWLMTAVVGKVERKNVSILMLDSDGVSEVMRWDLINAWPSEWRGAPLDALNREVAIETLTLVYETLQRA